The proteins below come from a single Zea mays cultivar B73 chromosome 8, Zm-B73-REFERENCE-NAM-5.0, whole genome shotgun sequence genomic window:
- the LOC103635126 gene encoding endochitinase A-like gives MANSATPPPTMILTAALGLTFLLCATTPTAAQHCGCQPGFCCSKYGYCGKTSAYCGEGCKSGPCWGSAGCGGGGASVARVVTKSFFNGIKSHAGSWCEGRRFYTRSAFLEAIAAYPGFAHGGSEVERKREIAAFFAHVTHETGHLCYINEVDVAKYCDWSSEKQWPCHPRQGYYGRGPLQLSWNYNYGPAGRSLGFDGLGDPDRLAQDPVLSFKSALWYWMENMHQLMPQGFGATIRAINGFDECHGGKNTAEMKDRVRFYLEYCHHFRVHPGLDLSC, from the exons ATGGCGAACTCAGCAACACCGCCGCCTACCATGATCCTGACGGCGGCTCTTGGCCTAACATTCCTGCTCTGCGCCACGACGCCCACGGCCGCGCAGCACTGCGGCTGCCAGCCAGGCTTCTGCTGCAGCAAGTATGGATACTGCGGCAAGACCAGCGCCTACTGCGGCGAGGGGTGCAAGTCGGGCCCGTGTTGGGGCTCCGCAggttgcggcggcggcggcgcgtccGTGGCGAGGGTCGTCACCAAGTCCTTCTTCAACGGCATCAAGTCCCATGCCGGGAGCTGGTGCGAGGGCAGACGCTTCTACACGCGAAGCGCGTTCCTCGAGGCCATCGCCGCGTACCCGGGCTTCGCGCATGGCGGCTCCGAGGTCGAGCGCAAGCGCGAGATTGCCGCCTTCTTCGCGCATGTCACGCACGAGACCGGGC ATTTGTGCTACATCAACGAGGTCGACGTGGCGAAGTACTGCGACTGGAGCAGTGAGAAGCAGTGGCCGTGCCACCCCAGGCAGGGTTACTACGGGCGCGGCCCGCTGCAGCTGTCGTGGAACTACAACTACGGGCCGGCGGGGAGGAGCCTCGGCTTCGACGGGCTGGGAGACCCGGACAGACTGGCGCAGGACCCCGTGTTGTCGTTCAAGTCGGCGCTCTGGTACTGGATGGAGAACATGCACCAGCTCATGCCCCAGGGGTTCGGCGCCACCATCAGGGCCATCAACGGCTTCGACGAGTGTCACGGCGGGAAGAACACGGCCGAAATGAAAGACCGGGTGCGCTTCTACCTCGAGTACTGCCACCACTTCCGTGTTCACCCCGGGCTCGACCTCAGTTGCTAG